Below is a genomic region from Streptobacillus felis.
AAGAGCTATAAAAAAAGGTTCAGGTGCTGATGGAGGATCTGGTTATGAAAGCCTAAATTATGAAGGTTATGGACCAGGTGGAGTTGCATTAATAGTTGAAATACTTACAGATAATAGAAATAGAACAGCTTCAAGTGTTAAGTCTTCTTTTGATAAAAATGGTGGAAATCTTGGCACGCCAGGATGTGTATCATATATGTTTGAAAGAAAGGGAGAAATTATTATAGAAAAAACTCCTAATTCAAATGAAGATGAATTAATGATGATAG
It encodes:
- a CDS encoding YebC/PmpR family DNA-binding transcriptional regulator; translated protein: RAIKKGSGADGGSGYESLNYEGYGPGGVALIVEILTDNRNRTASSVKSSFDKNGGNLGTPGCVSYMFERKGEIIIEKTPNSNEDELMMIELDSGMDDMKVYDDSFYITTSTDTFDNVLNSIKEANYSVVESDISYVPSIEVENLSPEDLEK